From the Saccharomonospora marina XMU15 genome, the window GCCGAAACCAGGTCGTCAAGATCCACACCCCGGACCATGTGATGCGCGTCTATCGCGACGGCCGCGAATCCGCCAGCTACCCGTGCAGCAACGGCAAGGACGCCGACCCCAATCTCAACACCCCCAACGGCACCGTGATCGTGATGACCAGGGAGCCGACCTCGATCTTCGACAACGAGCGCTACGGCTACACCGACGTGAAGAAGAAGTGGTGCTGCCGCATCTCCAACCACGGCGAGTACATCCACGAGAACGAGGAGAACCGCGCCAACATCGGCAAGAACAACACCTCTCACGGGTGCGTCAATCTGTTCGAGGTCGACGCCAAGGCATACTTCGACTCCGCGCTGATCGGCGATCCGGTGGAGATCACCGGGTCGAAGGCGGACTTTCCGCTCACGTCCGACGTGATGGACTGGCTGCTCGATTGGCAGACGTGGACGTCGAAGTCGGCCCTGTGACCCGACCCCTCGCCGGGGAGGACTGCCTCGACGGACACCTTCGGGGAAGGTCATGCAGATGAGAACAGAGGTCGTCGGTGCCGGTGGCGCCAGGATCGGCGTTCGCGTGGCGGGCGCCGACAGCGGGCCGCCGATCGTCTTCGTGCACGGCTGGGCACAGTCGGCTCGCGCCTGGGATGCCCAGTTCGCCGATCCACGGCTGCGGGAGCGGTTCCGGCTGCTCGCGTTGGACCTGCGCGGTCACGGTGGTTCCGACGTGCCATCGGGCGGCTACGACGACCCGGCGGTGTGGGCCGACGACCTGGCCGCCGTACTTGGCCTCGCGGGTGAGCCCGCGGTCGTCGTCGGGTGGTCCTACGGCGCGCTCGTGATCACCGACTACGTTCGCGTGCACGGCACCGCAGGGCTCGCGGGCATCGTGCTGGTCGGCGGGATCACCGAGATCGGCAAGGGTCACCCCGGCGGCTGGGTCGGTTCCGCGATGCGCTCGGCGCTACCCGACGCGCTGGCGGACGACATCGACGTCGCGCTGCCCGCGCTGACCCGGCTCATCGGGGAGATGTCGGTGAACCCGCTGCCGGGTGCGGTCGCGCAGGCCATGCTCGGGGCCAGTCTCAGCGTCCCGCCGCCGGTGCGAGCGGCGCTGTTCAGCCGCGACGTCGACAGCGCGGAGGTGCTCGCTTCGATCGACGTCCCCACCCTGGTCACGCACGGTACCGAGGACGCCACCGTCGATCCGAGGGCGGGCGAGTACGCGGCCGGGAAGATACCCGGGGCGGCGACGCGTTGGTGGGTTGGTGTAGGCCACATACCGTTCGTCGAAGCCGCGCCGGAGTTCAACGAGACCCTGGCGCGGTTCGTCGAGGAGCGGGCGCAGGGCGCCCCAGCAGAAAGGTGATTCGGTGACGATCTCCTTGTACCGGACGGCACCGAGGCCGCGCCGGGTCGCGGTGCTGTCCGTACACACCTCCCCGTTGGAGCAGCCTGGTACCGGCGACGCGGGCGGAATGAACGTCTACATCACCCAGACCGCGATCGAGATGGCCCGAAGCGGGGTCAGCGTCGAGGTGTTCACCAGGGCCACCTCCTCGGAGCAGCCGCCGGTGGCGGAACTGGCACCCGGGGTCATCGTGCGCCACATCCCCGCGGGCCCTTTCGAGCCGCTGGAGCGGCACGAACTACCCGCTCAGCTGTGTGCCTTCACCTCGGGCGTGCTGCGAACCGAGGCGTTCCACGAGCCCGGCTACTACGACCTCATCCACTCGCACTACTGGATCTCCGGCCAGGTCGGTTGGCTGGCGAGGGACCGGTGGGGGGTGCCGCTGGTGCACACCGCCCACACCCTGGCCAAGGTGAAGAACGCCGCGCTCGCGGAGGGCGACAAGCCCGAGCCGCGCACCCGCGTGATCGGTGAGCAACAGGTGGTGGCCGAGGCCGACCGCCTCGTCGTCAACACCGATGTGGAGGCCGACCAGCTGATCCGGCTGTACGACGCTGATCCCGGCAGTGTGCGCACGGTGTCGCCGGGCGTGGACCTGCACACCTTCCGCCCCGGCTCCAAAGCCGCCGCCCGGCAGGCGCTGGATCTGCCTGCCGATGCCGTCGTGCTGGCCTTCGTCGGCCGAATCCAGCCGCTCAAGGCACCCGACGTGCTGCTGAACGCGGCCGCGCGACTGCTGCGACGGCACCCGTGGTTGCGACGGCGACTGGTGGTGCTGATCGCGGGCGGCCCTTCCGGCACGGCGATGGGGCAGCCTACAGCGCTGCGGGAACTGGCCTCCTCGCTCGGGATCGCGGAGCTGACGCGGTTCCTGCCGCCGCAGTCGGGCCAGCGGCTGGTGCAGGTGTACCGTGCCGCCGACGTGGTGGCGGTGCCCAGCTACAACGAGTCGTTCGGGCTGGTGGCGCTGGAGGCGCAGGCGTGCGGAACCCCGGTGGTCGCCGCGGAGGTCGGCGGCCTTCCGGTGGCCGTCGACCACGGGGTTTCCGGCATCCTGGTGCCCTCGCACAGCGCGGACGACTGGGCCGGTGCGCTCGACCTGGTCGCGCTGAGCCCGCACCGGCGCGCCCAACTCGCCACCGGCGCGTTGCGCCATGCCGAGCGGTTCTCCTGGAAGCGCACCACCGACGCGCTGCTGGACGCCTACACGGAGGCGACGAGCGCGTTCCAGGGCGCGGCGCTGGGGGTGGCGGTATGAGCGTCGACGAGGTCATCCGGCACACGCTGGATTCGGCCGAGCTGGACTACGACCGCAAGGGCGAGGGCGTGTACTTCGTCACGCTGCCAGGCACCAAGAAACTGCAGACCAACTGCTGGCTGGTGGCGCGGGAGCATTCGCTGGCCATCGAGGCCTTCGTGTGCAGGCGACCCGACGAGCGGCACGAGGACGTGTACCGGTTCCTGCTGCGTCGCAACGCCAAGCTGTACGGCGTGCACTACACGATCGACGCGGTTGGCGACATCTACCTCGTAGGACGGCTCGGCCTCGACGCGGTGAGCGAGGCGGAGTTGGACCGGTTGCTCGGGCAGGTGCTCGAAGCGGCGGACGGTGACTTCAACACGCTGCTCGAGATCGGTTTCGCTTCGTCGATCCGGCGGGAGTGGGACTGGCGGGTCTCGCGCGGTGAGTCGCTTGCCAACCTGCGGGCGTTCGCGCACCTGGTGGAGCCCGAGGGCGAACACCGGCCCGGCTCGCTGACGGACGACTGAGGGGCGGGTCGCGGGGCGGCTCGAGGGAGGGGGGAGTCGCGAACTCGAGCCGCCCCGCTGACGTTCCCGCCGCGTGGACCCGGTGACGAGGGGGATGCCAACGGGGCCGGCGGGTCGCAGCTCGGCAGGGGGGAGACGAGCTGCGCCTACAACCGCGTTCGGCCGGGGAGTGCGTGGTTTCCGACCGAGCGGGTTGGTAGCCAACTTGTCAGACTCGGGTCTGTAATCACAAGACTACTTACTACCCCGATTGGGTGAATTTCTCCAACGTCGTTAACGCATCGCGACATCGTTAACCATATTGAAATGTTATTGGCGCTACGTCTAGCGATCGGGTTAACACGGCACGGTACGTCCGGCCCACGGTCGGTAGAACTCACCCATGCAGCTGGCCTCGGCTAGCACAACGCAAGCCTTCTGGCACGCTGAACGCATGGCCGAACTTGGGACTCTGGTGCTGCTGCGACACGGGCAGAGCACGTGGAACGCCGAAAACCTCTTCACAGGCTGGGTTGACGTCCCGCTGTCCAAGCTGGGCGAGCAGGAGGCGCGCCGTGGCGGCGAGCTACTCGCCGAGGCCGGGTTGTTGCCCGACGTGGTGCACACCTCACTGCTGCGAAGGGCGATCTCCACGGCGAACATCGCACTGGACGTTGCCGATCGGCACTGGATCGAGGTGCGCCGCGACTGGCGGCTCAACGAGAGGCACTACGGCGCGTTGCAGGGCAAGAACAAGAAGCAGACGCTGGAGCAGTTCGGCGAGGAGCAGTTCATGCTGTGGCGGCGCTCCTACGACACCCCGCCGCCCCCGATCGAACCCGGCAGCGAGTTCAGCCAGGACGCCGACGTGCGCTACGCCGAACTCGGCGCCGAACTGCCGATGACCGAGTGCCTGAAGGACGTGGTGGCGCGCATGCTGCCGTACTGGGAATCCTCGGTCGTGCCGGACCTGCGGGCGGGCAGGACGGTGCTGCTCGCCGCGCACGGCAACTCGCTGCGGGCGCTGGTGAAGCACCTCGACGGCATCTCCGACACCGAGATCGCAGGCCTGAACATCCCCACCGGCATCCCGCTGCGCTACGACCTCGATGCCGACCTCAAACCGACCAACCCCGGCGGCACCTACCTCGACCCGGCGGCCGCCGAGGAGGCCGCGGCGGCGGTAGCCAGCCAGGGTCGCTGACCCACCGTCCGGGGCCGTGGCGCGTTCGGCGCTCGGCCCCGGGACGACAGCAGCCGGGCAGCCGCGACTCTCCGGGTACAGCGCCGTGATACTCCACCGCATCGAATGAACGTACTTTCGAGAAGTTCTACGAAGGGTGACCAGAGTGTGAACGGCCGCTGACCCAGCGGCGAACATGTGCCCAGCAGGTGTCGCGGCTGTCACGAGAGCACTTCCAGGACTAGGCCAACAGGCCACCCGGGCGCTTACCATGCGAATCGTGACGGCGTC encodes:
- a CDS encoding alpha/beta fold hydrolase, translated to MRTEVVGAGGARIGVRVAGADSGPPIVFVHGWAQSARAWDAQFADPRLRERFRLLALDLRGHGGSDVPSGGYDDPAVWADDLAAVLGLAGEPAVVVGWSYGALVITDYVRVHGTAGLAGIVLVGGITEIGKGHPGGWVGSAMRSALPDALADDIDVALPALTRLIGEMSVNPLPGAVAQAMLGASLSVPPPVRAALFSRDVDSAEVLASIDVPTLVTHGTEDATVDPRAGEYAAGKIPGAATRWWVGVGHIPFVEAAPEFNETLARFVEERAQGAPAER
- the mshA gene encoding D-inositol-3-phosphate glycosyltransferase, with translation MTISLYRTAPRPRRVAVLSVHTSPLEQPGTGDAGGMNVYITQTAIEMARSGVSVEVFTRATSSEQPPVAELAPGVIVRHIPAGPFEPLERHELPAQLCAFTSGVLRTEAFHEPGYYDLIHSHYWISGQVGWLARDRWGVPLVHTAHTLAKVKNAALAEGDKPEPRTRVIGEQQVVAEADRLVVNTDVEADQLIRLYDADPGSVRTVSPGVDLHTFRPGSKAAARQALDLPADAVVLAFVGRIQPLKAPDVLLNAAARLLRRHPWLRRRLVVLIAGGPSGTAMGQPTALRELASSLGIAELTRFLPPQSGQRLVQVYRAADVVAVPSYNESFGLVALEAQACGTPVVAAEVGGLPVAVDHGVSGILVPSHSADDWAGALDLVALSPHRRAQLATGALRHAERFSWKRTTDALLDAYTEATSAFQGAALGVAV
- a CDS encoding type III secretion system chaperone family protein, producing the protein MSVDEVIRHTLDSAELDYDRKGEGVYFVTLPGTKKLQTNCWLVAREHSLAIEAFVCRRPDERHEDVYRFLLRRNAKLYGVHYTIDAVGDIYLVGRLGLDAVSEAELDRLLGQVLEAADGDFNTLLEIGFASSIRREWDWRVSRGESLANLRAFAHLVEPEGEHRPGSLTDD
- a CDS encoding phosphoglyceromutase encodes the protein MAELGTLVLLRHGQSTWNAENLFTGWVDVPLSKLGEQEARRGGELLAEAGLLPDVVHTSLLRRAISTANIALDVADRHWIEVRRDWRLNERHYGALQGKNKKQTLEQFGEEQFMLWRRSYDTPPPPIEPGSEFSQDADVRYAELGAELPMTECLKDVVARMLPYWESSVVPDLRAGRTVLLAAHGNSLRALVKHLDGISDTEIAGLNIPTGIPLRYDLDADLKPTNPGGTYLDPAAAEEAAAAVASQGR